Proteins encoded within one genomic window of Halomonas sp. YLGW01:
- a CDS encoding winged helix-turn-helix domain-containing protein, which yields MPLSTPRPLSKTKTSFYRRLYVAYLIDQGTASVPALTEATGMPRRTAQDTINALAELDIDCEFEPEPGERHNIGRYVIRDWGAIDREWIAHHQAAIKEALGYP from the coding sequence ATGCCTCTCAGCACGCCCCGCCCGCTCAGCAAGACCAAGACCAGCTTCTACCGCCGCCTCTATGTGGCCTACCTGATCGATCAGGGCACCGCCAGCGTGCCGGCCCTGACCGAGGCCACCGGCATGCCGAGGCGCACCGCCCAGGACACCATCAACGCCCTGGCCGAGCTGGACATCGACTGTGAGTTCGAGCCCGAACCGGGCGAGCGCCACAATATCGGCCGCTACGTGATCCGCGACTGGGGCGCCATCGACCGGGAGTGGATCGCGCATCACCAGGCCGCTATCAAGGAGGCACTCGGCTACCCCTGA
- a CDS encoding 2-hydroxyacyl-CoA dehydratase — protein MRFHQVRELVHWAADYHGQLAEHYGQRAKGKVSERVRMALEYLANHERTLQANLEVYFDDGSDHRGVLDTWFDDPADFPHLPVLDRLPESMSCDSVQDVLATALTAHKTLQDLYRHRADRASIEEEREFFSALAEGHDGEVRRLARDIQRLEDY, from the coding sequence ATGCGCTTTCATCAGGTAAGAGAGCTGGTGCACTGGGCGGCGGATTATCATGGGCAACTGGCGGAACACTACGGCCAGCGCGCCAAAGGCAAGGTGAGTGAACGGGTTCGCATGGCGCTGGAGTATCTGGCCAATCACGAGCGCACCCTGCAAGCGAACCTGGAGGTCTACTTCGACGATGGCAGCGATCACCGCGGCGTGCTGGACACCTGGTTCGACGACCCGGCCGACTTTCCTCACCTGCCGGTGCTCGACCGGCTTCCCGAGAGCATGAGCTGTGACAGCGTGCAGGATGTGCTGGCCACGGCGCTGACCGCCCACAAGACCCTGCAGGATCTTTACCGGCACCGAGCCGACCGGGCCAGCATCGAGGAAGAGCGTGAGTTCTTCTCGGCCCTCGCCGAGGGACACGATGGAGAGGTCCGCCGGCTGGCACGCGACATCCAGCGCCTCGAGGACTACTGA
- a CDS encoding sulfite oxidase, whose amino-acid sequence MPKPTPQTRGLHELYAEDPTAADRRLWGREVDPLTRRGFLKRSSLMAMAAALGASIPFADRMPGGLIPAALAQSNEPFTLEGKEGLTVLNDRPINAETPPHLLDDDITPARHMFVRNNGIPPEAQAIDPATWPLTVEGEACLTPTTFTLAELKERFSQHTYQLQVECGGNGRSEFVPSASGNQWTTGAVACPSFTGARLRDVLEACGIRDDAIYIGYYGADTHPSGDPNKQPISRGVPLHKAMEEESLIAWAMNGEDIPYLNGHPLRLVCGGWPGSVSGKWLSRIVVRNQIHDGAKMAPPSYSVPRYPVAPGTEVPLEDFETIHSMPVKSLITFPRSGITHSLGESLEVRGHAWAGDLAVREVHVSHDFGATWQPAELREAPNRLAWQRFTTRLDFPEPGYYELWAMAVDSEGRAQPMVVPGWNPKGYLNNACHRIAVQVI is encoded by the coding sequence ATGCCCAAGCCAACCCCCCAAACCCGCGGCCTTCACGAGCTCTACGCCGAAGACCCCACGGCAGCGGATCGCCGGCTCTGGGGGCGAGAGGTCGATCCCCTCACCCGTCGCGGCTTCCTCAAGCGCTCGAGCCTGATGGCCATGGCCGCCGCTCTGGGCGCCTCGATCCCCTTCGCCGACAGAATGCCGGGGGGCCTGATCCCCGCGGCTCTTGCGCAGAGCAACGAGCCCTTCACCCTCGAGGGCAAGGAGGGGCTTACGGTACTCAACGACCGACCGATCAACGCCGAGACACCGCCCCACCTGCTGGACGACGACATCACCCCGGCCAGGCACATGTTCGTGCGCAACAACGGTATTCCCCCCGAGGCTCAGGCGATCGACCCCGCGACCTGGCCCCTGACCGTCGAGGGCGAAGCCTGCCTGACGCCCACCACCTTCACCCTGGCCGAACTCAAGGAGCGCTTCAGTCAGCACACCTACCAGCTGCAGGTCGAGTGCGGCGGCAATGGCCGCAGCGAGTTCGTGCCCTCGGCCAGCGGCAACCAGTGGACCACCGGCGCCGTGGCCTGCCCGAGCTTCACGGGCGCTCGGCTTCGCGACGTGCTCGAGGCCTGCGGTATTCGCGATGATGCGATCTACATCGGCTACTACGGTGCCGATACCCACCCCAGCGGCGATCCCAACAAGCAGCCTATCTCCCGCGGCGTGCCGCTTCACAAGGCCATGGAAGAAGAATCGCTGATCGCCTGGGCCATGAACGGCGAGGATATCCCTTACCTCAACGGCCACCCGCTGCGTCTGGTCTGTGGCGGCTGGCCGGGCTCGGTCTCCGGCAAGTGGCTCTCGCGGATCGTGGTGCGCAACCAGATACACGACGGCGCCAAGATGGCCCCCCCCTCCTACAGCGTACCGCGCTACCCGGTGGCTCCAGGCACTGAGGTGCCGCTTGAGGACTTCGAGACCATCCACTCGATGCCGGTGAAGTCGCTGATCACCTTCCCCCGCTCGGGTATCACTCACTCGCTCGGCGAGTCGCTGGAGGTACGGGGCCACGCCTGGGCCGGCGATCTGGCGGTACGCGAGGTGCATGTCTCACACGATTTCGGCGCCACCTGGCAGCCCGCCGAGCTGCGCGAGGCCCCCAACCGACTGGCCTGGCAGCGCTTCACCACCCGCCTCGACTTCCCGGAACCCGGCTATTACGAACTCTGGGCAATGGCGGTGGACAGCGAGGGCCGCGCCCAACCGATGGTGGTGCCCGGCTGGAACCCCAAGGGCTATCTCAACAACGCCTGCCATCGCATCGCGGTGCAGGTGATCTAG
- the cobT gene encoding nicotinate-nucleotide--dimethylbenzimidazole phosphoribosyltransferase, which produces MNDLSPQIPSFDTACAERVGRYLDTLTKPPGSLGRLESLAVTLAGISGEDFPRVTPPAVVVFAADHGVAEEGVSAFPQSVTAQMVVNFAAGGAAINVLARRLEARLEVVDVGVATAVSGPGVVHDKVRPGTGNLAREDAMSRDEARAAIEAGQRAAERAAKAGCRCLIVGEMGIANTTASSAILAVLTGAPVAELVGPGTGVAGEALAHKRSVIESAIAARGVDSEDPMDVLARLGGLEIAAMAGAYLGAAARRMPVLVDGFIATVAALIACRLDPALHPYLIFGHCSREPGHARALAALDADPLLDLALRLGEGSGAALAFPLLESATAILAEMATFADAGVDNRDGH; this is translated from the coding sequence GTGAACGACCTTTCGCCGCAGATCCCCTCCTTCGACACGGCCTGTGCCGAGCGGGTTGGCCGCTACCTCGATACCCTGACCAAGCCGCCCGGCAGTCTGGGTCGGCTCGAGTCACTGGCGGTCACCCTGGCCGGCATCTCCGGTGAGGACTTCCCTCGTGTCACGCCGCCCGCCGTGGTGGTCTTCGCCGCCGATCATGGTGTGGCCGAAGAGGGCGTCTCGGCCTTCCCCCAGTCGGTGACCGCCCAGATGGTGGTCAACTTCGCCGCCGGCGGGGCGGCCATCAATGTCCTGGCGCGGCGCCTCGAGGCCCGGCTCGAGGTGGTCGATGTCGGAGTGGCGACGGCGGTATCGGGTCCCGGGGTCGTGCATGACAAGGTACGACCGGGCACCGGCAACCTGGCTCGGGAGGATGCCATGTCCCGTGACGAGGCCCGGGCGGCCATCGAGGCGGGCCAGCGCGCCGCCGAGCGTGCCGCCAAGGCCGGCTGTCGCTGCCTGATCGTCGGCGAGATGGGCATCGCCAACACCACCGCCAGCAGCGCCATATTGGCGGTGCTGACCGGCGCGCCGGTGGCCGAGCTGGTGGGGCCGGGCACCGGGGTGGCCGGCGAGGCGCTTGCCCACAAGCGCTCGGTCATCGAATCGGCGATCGCCGCTCGCGGCGTTGACTCCGAGGACCCCATGGACGTGCTGGCCCGCCTGGGCGGGCTCGAGATCGCGGCCATGGCAGGCGCCTATCTGGGTGCCGCCGCCCGGCGTATGCCGGTGCTGGTTGATGGCTTCATCGCCACCGTCGCGGCTCTCATCGCCTGTCGTCTCGATCCGGCACTGCATCCCTATCTGATCTTCGGCCATTGCTCTCGGGAACCGGGGCATGCTCGAGCCCTGGCGGCGCTGGACGCCGATCCCCTGCTGGACTTGGCATTGCGGCTGGGGGAGGGCAGCGGTGCCGCCCTGGCCTTCCCGCTGCTCGAGTCGGCCACCGCCATCCTGGCGGAGATGGCGACCTTTGCGGATGCCGGCGTCGACAACCGTGACGGGCACTGA
- the cbiB gene encoding adenosylcobinamide-phosphate synthase CbiB, producing the protein MSLAPLSLSLLALVWAAMLLDLLLGDPAWLPHPVVGIGRVIARLERAWNHGPAADRRRRGCWLAVLVVGGTWALAWGLLVALAWVHPWLALAMELLLLATTLAARGLAEAARAVAEPLARGDMAAARKALGRIVGRDTAELDEAELARGAVETVAENTVDGVTAPLFWALLGGAPLALAYKAANTLDSMVGYRSPRFEGFGKASARLDDAVNWLPARLTALTLWLSALAIPGSRRAGALAATRREAPRHPSPNAGWPEAMVANLLGVQLGGLNHYAGRPSQRANLGTPHEGLTVEHIARAIRFLHGGWLVFLLLATSLVLVWEWLS; encoded by the coding sequence ATGAGCCTCGCCCCCCTGTCCCTGTCGTTGTTGGCCCTGGTCTGGGCGGCGATGCTGCTCGACCTGCTGCTGGGCGACCCTGCCTGGCTGCCGCATCCGGTGGTCGGGATTGGCCGAGTGATCGCTCGGCTCGAGCGGGCCTGGAACCATGGCCCCGCCGCCGATCGCCGGCGCCGCGGTTGCTGGCTGGCGGTTTTGGTGGTGGGCGGCACCTGGGCGCTCGCCTGGGGCCTGCTGGTCGCCCTGGCCTGGGTCCATCCCTGGCTGGCGCTGGCCATGGAGCTTCTGCTGCTCGCCACCACGCTGGCCGCCCGGGGGCTCGCCGAGGCCGCGCGGGCGGTGGCCGAGCCCCTGGCGCGGGGCGACATGGCAGCGGCCCGAAAGGCCCTTGGCAGGATCGTCGGTCGCGACACGGCAGAGCTCGACGAGGCCGAGCTCGCCCGCGGTGCGGTGGAGACCGTCGCCGAGAACACCGTGGATGGCGTTACCGCGCCACTGTTCTGGGCGTTGCTGGGCGGTGCGCCCCTGGCGCTGGCCTACAAGGCCGCGAATACCCTGGACTCCATGGTCGGCTACCGCAGCCCGCGTTTCGAGGGCTTCGGTAAAGCCTCGGCGCGGCTCGACGATGCCGTCAACTGGCTGCCGGCAAGGCTCACGGCGCTGACTCTCTGGCTGTCCGCTCTGGCCATTCCCGGCAGTCGCCGCGCCGGCGCGCTGGCGGCCACGCGTCGTGAGGCCCCGCGCCACCCGAGCCCCAATGCGGGGTGGCCGGAGGCGATGGTGGCCAATCTGCTGGGGGTGCAGTTGGGCGGCCTCAATCACTATGCCGGTCGCCCCTCGCAGCGGGCCAACCTGGGCACGCCCCACGAGGGTCTGACCGTCGAGCATATCGCCCGGGCCATCCGCTTCCTGCATGGCGGCTGGCTGGTCTTCCTGCTGCTGGCCACCTCTCTGGTGCTGGTGTGGGAGTGGCTGTCATGA